The following is a genomic window from Chitinophagales bacterium.
TTCAAACCTAAACCTGTAACGTCTTTAACTACTTTTACTACGTTTAGTTTCGTTCCACCAGCACTTACTAGTACTACGTCAAACTCAGTTTTTTCAGCAGCAGCTGGAGCAGCTCCTCCGCCACCACCAGCCATCATTACTGGTGCAGCAGCAGCTGGCTCTATACCATAATCATTCTTAAGAATGTCTGCTAATTCTTTTACTTCTTTTACAGAAAGGCTTACTAAACTTTCTGCCATTGCTTTTAAATCTGCCATGATTATTAAATTTAAATGTTTATTTTAATTGTTTAAATACTTGATTTGTTTTATTGAGCTTTTTCTTCTAGTGCTTTTACTAGGCTGCCAATCTTGTTGCCAGCATTTCCTTGAAGGGCGCTGATAAGGTTGGTAGCAGGTGATTGTAGAAGTCCGATAATTTCACCGAGCAATTCAGATTTGGATTTCAAGGCAACTAAGTTTTTCAACTCACCATCGCCAATGAATACATCAGAATCTATATAAGCTGCTTTTAATTCAGGCTTAGCATCTTCTCCTCTGAATTCCTTGATAAGCTTAGCTATATCATTCGAATTAGTCGAGAAAAATACTGCTGTAGGGCCATGCAGTACATCATACATAGAATCAGCACTCTTATTGGACTGCTCTAGTGCTTTTTTTATCAATGTGTTCTTAACTACTGAATAGCTAATCCCCTTGTCAAATGCAGCTCTTCTCAATTTAGAGGTTTTGTCTGCTGACAAAGTCGATTCATCTATAAAATAGAAAAAGGTGGCATCGTCAAACTTCTGCTTGAGTGATTCTATTACTTCGCTTTTTTGAGATTTCTTCATAACTAAATACTACTTACAGATTTTGTGTCAATATTAATACCTGGACTCATAGTAGAAGCCATAGAAATAGACTTCATATATGTTCCTTTTGCAGTACTAGGCTTCATCTTTACCAATGTAGAAATAAATTCTTCGGCATTTTGCTTGATTTGCTCAGGAGAGAAAGAAATTCTGCCTATTGAAGAGTGTACGATACCAAATTTATCCACTCTAAAGGCTATTTTTCCTTTCTTTACCTCCTCTACAGCCTTGGCTACGTCTGGTGTAACAGTTCCTGACTTAGGGTTTGGCATCAAGTTACGAGGACCTAATACACGACCAAGTTTGGCAATAGTAGCCATGACATCAGGGGTAGCGATGATCACGTCTATGTCTGTCCATCCTTGCTCGATTTTTGTAATATATTCTTCCAAGCCTACATAGTCTGCTCCTGCTGCTTTAGCATCGGCTTCTTTTTCAGGCTTACAGAATACTAAGACGGATTTAGACTTTCCCGAACCATTTGGAAGCGATACGGTACCTCTCAACGCCTGATCAGCCTTACGAGGGTCTATTCCCAATCTAATGTGTAAATCTACTGATGCGTCAAATTTGGTGGTATTCACCTTTTTGACAAGATTGGAAGCTTCATCAATAGAATATAATTTTGCGCTATCTACTAGCTTATTTATTTCTTTTCTCTTTTTCGTTATACGTGACATACTTTATAGTTTTTCAGTTGATTCAGTTAAATATTTCAGTTGTCAGCAATTAATTATTATCCCATGGAGCTGTTCCTGACACCGTGATACCAAGACTTCTAGCTGTACCTGCTACCATCTTCATAGCAGACTCTACTGTGAAACAGTTGAGGTCTGGCATTTTAGTTTCTGCTATCGTTTTTACCTGATCCCAAGTTACACTTCCTATCTTAAGACGATTACTTTCCTTTGAACCGGTTTTTGCTTTTAAAGCCTCTAATAACAATATCGGAGTAGGTGGGGTTTTAATTACAAAGTCAAATGATTTGTCTTTGTATACCGTTAACACAACAGGTAATACCTTTCCGTTTTGATCTTGTGTTCTTGCGTTGAACTGCTTGCAAAATTCCATAATATTCACACCTTTGGAACCTAGAGCTGGTCCAATAGGTGGTGCTGGATTTGCTTGTCCTCCTTTAACCTGGAGTTTGACGTACGTTTCAATTTCTTTTGCCATTCTTTTTAATTTTTTAGTGGTCAATTGTCTTTTAGAAGGACTCCCACTATGTTAATGATAATATTTAATTTTAATTTATTCTTTCTAGTTGCAAATGTCAGAGTCTAATCTCTAACTAATCTTATCTACTTGACCGAAACTTACCTCTACTGGTTGCTTTCTTCCAAATATCTTTACTACTACTTTTAGCTTTTTCTTTTCTTCATTTACTTCTTCAATAGTTCCAACGAAGTCATTGAAAGGTCCATCAATGATTTTTACCGATTCATTGATAATAAATGGTTCCATCATCGATTCTCCAGCACCTAACACTTCATCCAACTTTCCTAATAATTTTTGGACCTCAGCTGGTCTCAAGGCCTGCGGTTGATTACCTCCTAAAAAATTCATTACACCAGAAATATTCCTAATGGTAGCAAGCATTTCTGGAGTTACAACCTTATCCTCTACTTCTATGTATAGGTAGCCCGGATAGAGTGTCTTATCCTTTATCACTTTTTTCCCGGCTTTTATCTTATACACCTTTTCGGTAGGAACTAATACAGTAGTGATTGCATTCTCCCATTTTGAACGCAGAATTTCAGCATCAATATATCCTTTAATTTTATTTTCTTGACCTGAAACTACTTTTAAGACAAACCACTTTCTATTTTCCATACCTAATTATTTTCTATTCTACGATTAAACACTCTTATAGATAGTATCCAACATTATAAACTCACTAGCCTTATCTAGTATCCAAATGATAACGGTCAAAATAAGCAGTGATACAATAACTATGGTAGTGAATTTTTGTAATTCTGCCATACTGGTCCAAGTCACATTTGACTTTACCTCGTTTATGGACTCTTTGACGTATTCTATTACCTTGTTCATACTCTAGTTTTATTAATATATTTTGGCACGGGCTGCAGGGCTCGAACCCACGACCTAAGGTTTTGGAGACCTTCGCTCTACCAACTGAGCTAAGCCCGTAAAAAATATAATTGTAGGGGCAAGGCATGACCTTGCCCCTACAGTTAATTTAATCAATTATTTAATAATTTCAGTAACCTGACCTGCACCTACTGTTCTACCACCTTCACGGATAGCGAATCTAAGACCCTTCTCAAGAGCTACTGGGTAAATCAATTTTACATTCAATGTCAAGTTATCACCTGGTACCACCATCTCCTTACCTTCAGGTAGAGTGATTTCACCAGTTACGTCTGTAGTTCTCAAATAGAACTGAGGACGATATTTATTAAAGAATGGAGTGTGACGTCCACCTTCTTCTTTTGACAATACGTAAACCTCACACTTGAACTCTGTGTGTGGAGTGATAGATCCTGGCTTACAAATAACCTGACCTCTCTTGATCATTTCTTTGTCGATACCTCTTAATAGAAGACCTACATTCTCACCAGCTTCTCCAATGTCGAGAATTTTTCTAAACATTTCTACACCTGTAACGGTAGAAGTCAATGCTTTTTCACCTTCTTTCTGAAGACCAACGATCTCAACAGACTCACCAGTTTTCACGATACCTCTTTCAATTCTACCTGTAGCCACAGTACCTCTACCTGTAATAGAGAATACGTCTTCTACTGGAAGTAGGAAAGGAAGTTCAGTAGGTCTTGGTGGAACTGGGATATAAGTATCTACTGTAGCCATAAGCTCTTCGATAGCTTTTACGCCTTCTGCATCACCGTTCAATGCTTTCAAAGCAGAGCCTTTGATAACTGGAGTGTTATCTCCATCGTACTTATAAGAAGAAAGCAATTCTCTTACTTCCATTTCTACAAGCTCTAGCATTTCTGGATCGTCCACTAAATCCACTTTGTTTAAGAATACAACAATCTTAGGCACACCTACCTGTCTTGAAAGAAGGATATGCTCTCTTGTTTGCTGCATAGGTCCGTCAGTAGCAGCTATACAAAGAATAGCTCCATCCATCTGAGCAGCACCTGTGATCATATTCTTGATATAATCCGCGTGACCAGGACAGTCTACGTGTGCATAGTGTCTTGACTCAGTTTCATACTCTACGTGAGCAGTGTTGATAGTGATACCTCTCTCTTTTTCTTCTGGTGCAGCATCGATAGAATCATAATCTTTCTTTTCAGCTAGACCTTTATTAGCTAATACAGAAGTAATAGCAGCAGTCAAGGTTGTTTTACCGTGATCTACGTGTCCAATGGTACCGACGTTTACGTGCGGTTTGGTTTTGATAAATTGTTCTTTTGCCATTTTATTGGTTTTTAATTGATTTTTTAATGATGGTTATATTAACGTTTAATTAATAATCTCTTTATTCTCTCACTTATTCATTTTCTCTCTTTGTATAAAATTTTGAGCCAACGATGGGAATTGAACCCACGACCTCTTCCTTACCAAGGAAACGCTCTACCCCTGAGCTACGTCGGCTGATTGCCATCACAATTTACACTACCCCAAATGAAAAGAACCATCTTCTTGAGATGTTTCGTTTATTCCAAAAAAGAGTAGGGAAAAGGTGAGCGGAAGACGAGACTCGAACCCGCGACCCTCAGCTTGGAAGGCTGATGCTCTACCAACTGAGCTACTTCCGCATCTTTGCTGTTCTTAATGATATTGAATTGTGGTGGGTAGTGATGGATTCGAACCACCGAAGCTTTCGCAGCAGATTTACAGTCTGCCCCATTTGGCCACTCTGGTAACTACCCAGTATCTTTATATAAAAATATAAAGAATGAGAGCCGAAGAAGGGACTTGAACCCCCGACCTGCTGATTACAAATCAGCTGCTCTACCAACTGAGCTACTTCGGCCTAAGCCTAGTACGAAAGCATGTTTCGCCTATTTTTTTAAATAAATTCAATATCAAAGAACTAATTAAATACTATCGTTCTCAACTCTTATGAAAACTCCCTTTGTGAAAAAGGTGTGCAAATGTACGGAAAATTATTTTTAATGCAAGTTTTTTTTCAGTCTCGGCAAAGGATATTTTACCAGAAACTAAAATATTAGCCTTTCATTATCGCATAAAAGCACGTTTTGCCCACCTAATCAACTGGATACTAGACCCTTTTGGGTATTCTTGTAAATGTAGAATTTGACTTAAAGTGACTTCCAATTTCTATTTTCATACTAAATTACATTCCGAATATGGAAGCGCAATATGAGTTGAGAAAAGATGTTGAGTATAGTTATAACTTTACAAACTTAGTCACATAACTAAATACCATTTGAATTAAAGTTTGTCTATTGTTTTTTCTTCTATGGAAGGATTGAGTAATTTTTATTTTCAGCAATATTGAGTTAACTTTGTAATTGTAAATTTTTGTTCTATGAAAACAGTTTTATTCTTTACCGCTACAATATTCTCATTTCAACTCGAAGCACAGTTAAAGGTCGATGCGGGCTCAGATTTATACCTCTGTTCTCAATCTTATTTGGCACCTATAAACGCAAGTAGAGGCTACATTGAGCTAGGAGGCAAACCTACAGCAACTGGAGGAGTCGCTCCATACCAATACAAATGGAAATACCTCAAGGATTCTGCAAAAACGTATCTTATCCTCACTTCAGACACCATTCCTAATCCTAGAATAAAATACGGAGATATACCTCAATATCCATTTCAATTGAAAGTAACGGACGCTATTGGGAATATTTCTTTGGATACTATAGTAGTGTATTTTTCAAAATGGATATGTGCGGCAGGTGAACAGTATATGACTAAGAACAAATACGATACGGTCTATATTTCTGCTTCAGGCTGCCAGAGTATTTTCCCACATATAAAATGCACGTGGTCGCCGACTACCTACCTCTTAGATTCTACGAAATGCGTCGCTAGAACCTATACTCCCGTGCAGATGAGGTATGATTATGTCATAACAGATTCTATTGGATGTCAAATGCCCGTATACAAGTGGGTAACTATTTCCAATGCTTCAATAGACGAGCCTAGGATAAACGATATATTTTCACGGTTTGAAAATCCTGTTACAGATCAATCTGTGATTATTCCAAATAATTTACATACTAAAACTTCCTTGACTATATATAACTTAGTTGGTGAAAAAGTCATGGAGGAAGAGCTCAAAGATCCGATTATGATAGGCGCAATTTTGAAAACAAGAGGTGCATATACTGCTATAATTCAATCTCAAAACGCACCGCTATTTGTGTTCAAAATCCTGAGAGAATAATTAAATTTGTAATGTATGCTAAATTGATTCCTGGCAAAACTCAAATTGAATGACTAAATGTTATATACTATCAATCGATATTCCTTAGCCGAGAATTCACTTCTTCAAAATTCTTAAGATTAAATGCTAAATGTAGAGACGCTTGGTTAAGTAAAATTAGAATATGATTAATAAAAGATATTATATTTGTTTATAAAATTAGCAATGATTTAATCTGAGTAGAAGACTATTAACTTTAACTATTCTGTTTTTAATTGGAATAGACAGTTTTTCACAACTATCCAAAATAGATAGTCTTAGAAAATTATTAACTACTCAAAAAGATACACATAGAATTAGAACTCTAAATGCTTTAGGCTTACAATGCATGGAGGCGGATCCTAGTGCGGCGTTCGGATATGCAAAAGAGGCAATGGATCAAAGTAAAAAACTTAACTATACATCTGGATATTACATTGCTATGAATATAAAAGGTGTATGTAATGATATGATGGGCAAGTATGATTCTGCTCTTTATTGTTACAATGAAGCGCTAAAAATACCTCTTCAGGGTTTTGAGGCATTTAAAGGAGGAATATATTCTAATATTGGATTGGTATATTGGAATTTAGACAATTATGTATTAGCATTGAAGAACTTTAATAAAGCAAAACAAATACTTTCAACTACTGACAAGTATGAATTTACTGCGAATGTAATCAACAATTTGGGTTTAATATATCATGATATTAAAGATTATAATCAGTCTAACGAAAACTTTGAGGAGGCTATTCAACTTAGCTTAAATAATAAAGATACCATAGGAGCAATAGGTACAGTTATTAACTTAGCTATCAATTATTTTGAAATCAATCAAAATGAAAAAGGGAAAAAATTGCTATTAACTTATTCCAAGTATGTAAATAAACTTGATGATTTTTATAAATCTGAATTCCTCGCCGCCATGGCAGCCAGCGAAATTCATACTAGTATTACTGCAAGCACAGAAGAAAAACTATTGAAAGCACTTGAACTTAAAAAGAAAATAGGACATACTTTAGGTGTAGCGAATATTAATATATCTTTGAGTGAGTTGTATAGCAAAAAAAATCAGTATCATAAATCAAATCGCTTTGCATACAATGCACTACAATATACCGAAGAACTAAGTGCACTCAAAAAAAAGGAGCAAGTATATGATATATTATTCGCCAATTATCTGGAACTAAATCAGAAAGATTCGAGCCTTAAGTATTACAATTTATATAAAACTACTATTGACACTATATTTTCAAATAGTAGGGCTAAAGCAATAGCTAAAGAACAAATCGCCTTTAAAACGTTTGAAAAAGAAAAAGAGAATCTATCACTGACGATTGAGAACACCAAGATACAAGCTAGAAATCGGTTGATAATTTTTTCTTCCATTGCCCTTTTAGGATTATCGGGAATTGCCTTTTGGATACTGTGGTATCGCAAAAAGAAAAATGCTCTTATAGAGCAGCGAGAGCTTATCCACCAAGCAGTAACCGAAACTGAATTAATCGAACGAGAACGAATAGCTCGAGATTTACACGATAGCGTAGGACAGAAACTGTCTGTAGTCAAAATGCAACTATCTTCAAAGGATACTGACATTAAGGCTGCGACATATTTATTGGACAATGCTATACAAGACGTACGAAATGTATCGCACAATTTATTACCAAGTGATTTAGATAAAGGTCTTATACCTGCCATAGAATCTATGTCTAATCAGGTTAATAGTGTTCCGAATAATCTTACCATTCATTTAAATATAAGCCCTGAAGTACGAAAGTTGTATATTGATCATCAGCACACATTACTTATCTACAGAATGATTCAGGAATTGCTACACAATGCAATAAAATATGCAGAAGCGAAAAATATTTATATCAATATGGATTGTGAAAAACTTTTATTAAAATTAGACTTATCCGATGATGGCAAGGGGTTTGATGTAGATAGTTTGACACGAAATAATGGTATTGGTATCCAAAATATCAGCGACCGAATAACCCAACTCATTGGTAGCATACAACTATCCTCAAAACTAGGGAAAGGCACACAATATCATATTACAATTCCTCTTTAAACATAATAGAACAAAATGGACTCCAAAGATACCAAGGTAAATATTCTTTTAGTGGATGACCATCAAATCGTCCTTGATGGACTTAAAAAAATGCTCAAAGACAATCCGCAATATGTAGTTGCGGGTGAGGCTATCAATGGACAACAAGCGATAGATGTTATCGCATCAAATCCAGATTATTTTCAATTGGTTGTCTCTGACATTACGATGCCGTTGATGAATGGAATAGACTTGTGTAGAGTGATTAAAACACAATATCCCTTTATTAAGGTCATCATTTTGTCAATGCACAATAGCATTGCCTTGGTCAAAGATGCTTTAGCTGCTGAAGCAGATGGTTATATGCTTAAAAATACAGGACAAGATGAATTCCTAATGGGAATAGACCGAGTAATAAACCATAGTGCATATTTTTCAAACGATATATTGCCTATTATATTAAATCACTTTCAAAATGGGAACTCCACATTAACGAAACCACTATTAACACTTAGAGAACAGGAGGTATTGGAGCTAATAGTGCAAGAACTGACTAGTAAAGAAATAGCTGACAAACTCCATATTAGCAAGCAAACTGTAGATAGTCATCGCATAAATATTATGCAAAAAACGAACTGCAAAACCTTAGTCGGTTTGATGAAATACGCTATTCAATCAGGATATATTAAGTAAATATCCATACTTATATGGATGCTCAAATCCCTAGCTATAGGGATTGACAAGGGTATGAATTGATTCTAATTTTGCCGTGTAATTTTTATCTTAACTTTAAATTTATATACAAATGAAGAAATCAACTTTTTATTCTACTTTGAGTATTGTATCGTTACTTTTTGTATTGGCTATGTCTTGCAGCAAGACAAATACAAGCACAACTTCCCCTACACCCACTGCCACTACAAAAAAATTTACTTGGAAAGAAAATAGTGATACCACTGTTCATATAGCAGATACTGCCTATCTAACTTCACAGTATAATACCATAATAGCACAGCAAAAAAGTGGAACTACTTATAAGACAATTTTTGAAATAAATCTATCGGCAAGTACTGCGGGAACATATGCTTTAAATTCTGCTAATGTCATAACCTATATAGTAAATAACAGTTATTTTATCCCTACGAGTGGCAGTGTAGTTATTACTTCTAATGCTGGCGGTAAGGCAAGTGGAACATTCCAAGGCACAGGGACTACAGCAGGCGGGGTTTCTTCAGTTACAGGAAGTTTTACTGACATTCTCGTTAAGTAATTATTCTGAACCAAAATATTTTCAAGCAAGGCATCAATTTTTATCACAGAATAAACTTACAAAAAAAATGAGAAAACTTCTTTATGTCATAGTTATTGTCCTAATGTCAATCAACTCAAGTAATGCCCAGTTTGGAAATATTCTCAAAAAGAAAAAAGACAATACAGAACATTCCTCTGACTCTACAGCACAAAAATCTAACGAAAACAGCGAATCCACCGAAAGTAAAAAGAAGTCCGGTGGAGGTTTTTTTGGAAAAGTTATGAGCAAAGTAGCTAAAGTAGCTGGAAATACCGTTATGTCTACCAGCAATATGACTGCCATAGGCGATTTAGCAGATGCGGATGTAATAGTATCGATGGGTACCAATATATATTCCAAAGATTTGGGGCTGCTATTCACCGATTTTTTGGGAGGAGAATGGATTGATAATGGTGATTTTACGATGCTACAAATTGCCTCCAAAGATGGATTTCAATTCTTCAAATACGATGGAACAATTAAAATCAATGGAAAGGAATTAAAACATGCTTCTATGGGAATCCATACAGTTACAGAGGCGCCTTCCAAGGGTAATAAGAAGATTACATTTGAAAAAAATGGAAGTATAGAGGGCAGTTTTGAGATTCCAGTTCCTGAGAAAAATATAAAACTACTCTCTATTAATGGACAAAACAAAGTTGCAAAAGTAGATTTCACCAAAGATATCACACTGGA
Proteins encoded in this region:
- the secE gene encoding preprotein translocase subunit SecE, producing the protein MNKVIEYVKESINEVKSNVTWTSMAELQKFTTIVIVSLLILTVIIWILDKASEFIMLDTIYKSV
- the tuf gene encoding elongation factor Tu; this translates as MAKEQFIKTKPHVNVGTIGHVDHGKTTLTAAITSVLANKGLAEKKDYDSIDAAPEEKERGITINTAHVEYETESRHYAHVDCPGHADYIKNMITGAAQMDGAILCIAATDGPMQQTREHILLSRQVGVPKIVVFLNKVDLVDDPEMLELVEMEVRELLSSYKYDGDNTPVIKGSALKALNGDAEGVKAIEELMATVDTYIPVPPRPTELPFLLPVEDVFSITGRGTVATGRIERGIVKTGESVEIVGLQKEGEKALTSTVTGVEMFRKILDIGEAGENVGLLLRGIDKEMIKRGQVICKPGSITPHTEFKCEVYVLSKEEGGRHTPFFNKYRPQFYLRTTDVTGEITLPEGKEMVVPGDNLTLNVKLIYPVALEKGLRFAIREGGRTVGAGQVTEIIK
- a CDS encoding response regulator transcription factor; protein product: MDSKDTKVNILLVDDHQIVLDGLKKMLKDNPQYVVAGEAINGQQAIDVIASNPDYFQLVVSDITMPLMNGIDLCRVIKTQYPFIKVIILSMHNSIALVKDALAAEADGYMLKNTGQDEFLMGIDRVINHSAYFSNDILPIILNHFQNGNSTLTKPLLTLREQEVLELIVQELTSKEIADKLHISKQTVDSHRINIMQKTNCKTLVGLMKYAIQSGYIK
- the nusG gene encoding transcription termination/antitermination factor NusG, which produces MENRKWFVLKVVSGQENKIKGYIDAEILRSKWENAITTVLVPTEKVYKIKAGKKVIKDKTLYPGYLYIEVEDKVVTPEMLATIRNISGVMNFLGGNQPQALRPAEVQKLLGKLDEVLGAGESMMEPFIINESVKIIDGPFNDFVGTIEEVNEEKKKLKVVVKIFGRKQPVEVSFGQVDKIS
- a CDS encoding tetratricopeptide repeat protein codes for the protein MEADPSAAFGYAKEAMDQSKKLNYTSGYYIAMNIKGVCNDMMGKYDSALYCYNEALKIPLQGFEAFKGGIYSNIGLVYWNLDNYVLALKNFNKAKQILSTTDKYEFTANVINNLGLIYHDIKDYNQSNENFEEAIQLSLNNKDTIGAIGTVINLAINYFEINQNEKGKKLLLTYSKYVNKLDDFYKSEFLAAMAASEIHTSITASTEEKLLKALELKKKIGHTLGVANINISLSELYSKKNQYHKSNRFAYNALQYTEELSALKKKEQVYDILFANYLELNQKDSSLKYYNLYKTTIDTIFSNSRAKAIAKEQIAFKTFEKEKENLSLTIENTKIQARNRLIIFSSIALLGLSGIAFWILWYRKKKNALIEQRELIHQAVTETELIERERIARDLHDSVGQKLSVVKMQLSSKDTDIKAATYLLDNAIQDVRNVSHNLLPSDLDKGLIPAIESMSNQVNSVPNNLTIHLNISPEVRKLYIDHQHTLLIYRMIQELLHNAIKYAEAKNIYINMDCEKLLLKLDLSDDGKGFDVDSLTRNNGIGIQNISDRITQLIGSIQLSSKLGKGTQYHITIPL
- the rplL gene encoding 50S ribosomal protein L7/L12; this encodes MADLKAMAESLVSLSVKEVKELADILKNDYGIEPAAAAPVMMAGGGGGAAPAAAEKTEFDVVLVSAGGTKLNVVKVVKDVTGLGLKEAKDIVDANGVVKEKASKADAENIKKQLEEAGATVELK
- a CDS encoding 50S ribosomal protein L1, which gives rise to MSRITKKRKEINKLVDSAKLYSIDEASNLVKKVNTTKFDASVDLHIRLGIDPRKADQALRGTVSLPNGSGKSKSVLVFCKPEKEADAKAAGADYVGLEEYITKIEQGWTDIDVIIATPDVMATIAKLGRVLGPRNLMPNPKSGTVTPDVAKAVEEVKKGKIAFRVDKFGIVHSSIGRISFSPEQIKQNAEEFISTLVKMKPSTAKGTYMKSISMASTMSPGINIDTKSVSSI
- a CDS encoding 50S ribosomal protein L10; the protein is MKKSQKSEVIESLKQKFDDATFFYFIDESTLSADKTSKLRRAAFDKGISYSVVKNTLIKKALEQSNKSADSMYDVLHGPTAVFFSTNSNDIAKLIKEFRGEDAKPELKAAYIDSDVFIGDGELKNLVALKSKSELLGEIIGLLQSPATNLISALQGNAGNKIGSLVKALEEKAQ
- the rplK gene encoding 50S ribosomal protein L11, encoding MAKEIETYVKLQVKGGQANPAPPIGPALGSKGVNIMEFCKQFNARTQDQNGKVLPVVLTVYKDKSFDFVIKTPPTPILLLEALKAKTGSKESNRLKIGSVTWDQVKTIAETKMPDLNCFTVESAMKMVAGTARSLGITVSGTAPWDNN